One Epidermidibacterium keratini DNA segment encodes these proteins:
- a CDS encoding outer membrane protein assembly factor BamB family protein translates to MRASLTVAVAICCAVVLAACTPKPMPSSSRTSSVAPTPTIPTLTLSDDPVFSTTSVSGLDPVNYVQLAGDVAVLVSGEAGAITAVDLTTAAVLWQVTRDTPLPGDPVATFHDGEVRTTDTGLVLVPYFATHCPTGSCYESEVSVGDEEGIVALSATDGSVVWKAATVPATAIDAPEYDFVKTLGHGDYVLSEKVLVATLPIPGSSDPPAGSPRVHSLGFDLTTGQRLWRTDGFGVYQGFDTVVYGSMFDLNDPYAYESALGVPAAIDPATGAVRWQLKSSDAGLAYRGTGSDGVLYDGSGAPSPLRLVTADGTERDSPGDNQQITCPPTSAGGRLACVLYQSKDTRLLTLDDDGTPTISAVPLPDASNLRYVDDSYVFVETSSGGEPTDFAVDEQGNRVSADLSGSVAATSDKYVVLQRGNPAAGSPVYEIYART, encoded by the coding sequence ATGCGCGCGTCTCTGACCGTCGCCGTCGCGATCTGCTGCGCCGTCGTACTCGCCGCGTGCACACCAAAGCCCATGCCCAGCTCGTCGAGGACCTCGTCCGTCGCACCAACACCGACCATTCCGACGCTCACGCTCAGCGACGACCCGGTCTTCAGCACGACCAGCGTGAGCGGCCTCGATCCGGTCAACTACGTCCAACTCGCCGGCGACGTTGCGGTCCTGGTATCCGGTGAGGCTGGCGCGATTACCGCCGTCGACCTGACCACCGCCGCCGTGCTCTGGCAGGTCACGCGTGACACTCCGCTTCCCGGTGACCCGGTCGCGACGTTCCACGACGGCGAGGTACGCACTACCGACACCGGGCTCGTCCTGGTGCCGTACTTCGCAACCCACTGCCCGACCGGGTCGTGCTATGAGTCTGAGGTGTCGGTCGGCGACGAGGAAGGCATCGTCGCGCTGTCGGCGACCGACGGGAGCGTGGTGTGGAAAGCAGCGACCGTCCCAGCGACAGCGATCGATGCGCCGGAGTACGACTTCGTCAAGACGCTCGGGCACGGGGACTATGTGCTCAGCGAGAAGGTGCTCGTCGCGACGCTGCCGATCCCCGGCTCGTCGGATCCCCCGGCCGGATCGCCTCGCGTGCACAGTCTCGGGTTCGACCTGACGACCGGACAGCGGCTATGGCGTACCGACGGATTCGGCGTGTACCAAGGCTTCGACACAGTCGTCTACGGATCGATGTTTGATCTGAACGACCCATACGCCTACGAGTCGGCGCTCGGCGTACCCGCCGCGATCGATCCGGCCACCGGCGCAGTGCGGTGGCAGCTCAAGTCGAGTGACGCGGGACTGGCGTATCGCGGTACGGGTTCGGACGGTGTGCTCTACGACGGCAGCGGGGCTCCCTCACCGCTTCGCTTGGTGACCGCCGACGGCACCGAACGTGACTCGCCGGGCGACAACCAGCAGATAACGTGCCCGCCCACGTCGGCAGGTGGGAGGCTGGCCTGCGTGCTGTATCAATCGAAAGACACCCGGCTACTGACGCTCGATGACGACGGGACGCCGACGATCTCGGCGGTGCCGCTTCCTGATGCATCGAATCTCCGGTACGTCGATGACAGCTACGTGTTTGTCGAGACGTCGTCGGGCGGCGAACCCACGGACTTCGCCGTCGACGAGCAGGGCAATCGAGTGTCAGCTGACCTGTCCGGATCGGTCGCCGCGACGAGCGACAAGTACGTCGTACTGCAGCGCGGTAATCCCGCCGCCGGCTCGCCGGTCTATGAGATCTACGCCCGCACCTAA
- a CDS encoding outer membrane protein assembly factor BamB family protein → MRRHWRGALLAVAALLVASCTVTTDGAPSPKRPVPDPTTAELSISDAPVFVSNDLAVHPVETAQLAGDDIAIITSIDTGLITAVNLATGQVAWQLEREAALPGDPAAIVWSGPVVATAAGSVIVPYFKTQCQTDLCAPGEVDLSDETGYAALSATDGTLLWKFATVPATSDDSEEHDYVSGLVDAEIAADQNVFVATVRQLTSSSGGQGPDVFSIGIDLESGTELWRVGDFAVYQIAGAVAYGVLFDTVDEYNLSGGIPTALDPATGTSIWQLTEAESGLVYAAAGPDGALMAPAGVSGEPLTLISAGGTDLGSPGTNAMWRCPQVPDSGRLACTLGYPDPYAPSRILSINEDATVLTSEAPVPRAATVSYVDDTYIYLTTTSDSGDFNSYAVDVHGNRLSRNFPGKVVATNAKYVVVLRNDSQIGGSVSVAAYSRT, encoded by the coding sequence ATGCGGCGGCACTGGCGAGGCGCGTTGCTTGCTGTGGCCGCGTTGCTCGTCGCATCGTGCACGGTCACTACCGACGGCGCGCCGAGCCCGAAGCGCCCGGTCCCGGACCCGACCACGGCCGAGCTGTCGATCAGCGATGCGCCGGTCTTTGTCAGCAACGACCTCGCCGTACACCCCGTCGAGACGGCGCAGCTCGCGGGCGACGACATCGCAATCATCACCTCGATCGACACCGGCTTGATCACCGCGGTCAACCTCGCCACCGGCCAGGTGGCGTGGCAGCTGGAGCGTGAAGCCGCGCTGCCCGGTGATCCGGCCGCGATCGTCTGGTCCGGCCCCGTTGTGGCGACGGCAGCGGGATCGGTGATCGTGCCCTACTTCAAGACCCAGTGCCAGACCGACCTGTGCGCGCCCGGCGAGGTCGATCTATCCGACGAGACGGGGTACGCCGCACTGTCGGCGACCGACGGCACCCTGTTGTGGAAGTTCGCGACCGTCCCTGCCACGTCAGATGACTCGGAGGAGCACGACTACGTCTCGGGGCTAGTCGATGCCGAGATCGCGGCCGACCAGAACGTGTTCGTCGCGACCGTGCGCCAGCTCACCTCGTCGTCCGGCGGGCAGGGTCCGGACGTGTTCAGCATCGGCATCGACCTAGAAAGCGGGACGGAGCTCTGGCGGGTAGGCGACTTCGCCGTGTACCAGATCGCCGGCGCCGTCGCCTACGGCGTGCTGTTTGACACGGTCGACGAATACAACCTGAGCGGCGGGATCCCGACGGCGCTCGATCCCGCGACCGGAACGTCGATATGGCAGCTCACCGAAGCCGAGAGCGGTCTGGTGTACGCGGCGGCCGGACCCGACGGCGCGCTGATGGCGCCCGCGGGCGTGTCCGGCGAGCCGCTTACTCTCATCTCCGCCGGCGGCACCGACCTGGGTTCCCCAGGCACCAACGCGATGTGGCGCTGCCCCCAGGTGCCGGACTCCGGCCGCCTCGCGTGCACGTTGGGATACCCCGATCCCTACGCCCCAAGTCGAATCCTCAGCATCAACGAAGACGCCACGGTGCTGACGTCGGAGGCGCCGGTGCCACGCGCGGCCACGGTGAGCTACGTCGACGACACGTACATCTACCTGACGACGACCTCAGACTCTGGCGATTTCAACTCGTATGCGGTCGACGTACATGGCAACAGGCTCTCGCGAAACTTCCCCGGAAAGGTAGTCGCCACCAACGCCAAGTACGTCGTCGTCCTGCGCAACGACAGCCAGATCGGCGGATCGGTCAGCGTCGCGGCGTACTCCCGGACCTAG
- a CDS encoding NAD(P)H-dependent flavin oxidoreductase produces the protein MITTKFTETFGVEAPIVQGGMQWVGVAELVSAVANAGALGFITALTQPTPEDLVKEIERCREMTDKQFGVNLTILPAINPPPYAEYRDAIISSGIKIVETAGFNPVDHLPDFRAAGVKVLHKCTSVRHAVKAQSIGVDGISIDGFECAGHPGEDDIPGLILIPAAAAKIDIPMIASGGFGDGRGLVAALALGADGINMGTRFMATQEAQIHDNVKQALVAGDERSTNLIFRQLRNTARVAKNAISDNVVGILAEGGQFEDIRELVAGARGRNVYTTGELDAGIWSAGMVQGLIDDVPTVAELVSRIVGDAEALITERLAGSVR, from the coding sequence ATGATTACGACCAAGTTCACCGAGACCTTTGGCGTCGAGGCGCCCATCGTCCAGGGCGGCATGCAGTGGGTGGGAGTCGCCGAACTGGTCTCGGCCGTCGCGAACGCCGGTGCCCTCGGCTTCATCACCGCCCTTACGCAGCCGACGCCGGAAGACCTCGTGAAGGAGATCGAGCGGTGTCGGGAGATGACCGACAAGCAGTTCGGCGTCAACCTCACCATCCTGCCGGCGATCAACCCTCCGCCGTACGCCGAATACCGCGACGCGATCATCTCCTCAGGCATCAAGATCGTCGAGACCGCAGGCTTCAACCCCGTCGACCACCTGCCGGACTTTCGGGCCGCCGGCGTCAAGGTGCTGCACAAGTGCACCAGCGTGCGCCACGCCGTCAAGGCGCAAAGTATCGGTGTCGATGGCATCTCGATCGACGGTTTCGAGTGCGCCGGTCACCCGGGGGAGGACGACATCCCCGGGCTCATCCTGATTCCGGCCGCTGCGGCGAAGATCGACATCCCGATGATCGCCTCCGGCGGGTTCGGCGACGGGCGCGGCCTCGTCGCCGCGCTCGCCCTCGGGGCCGACGGCATCAACATGGGCACCCGTTTCATGGCCACGCAGGAAGCGCAGATCCACGACAACGTCAAGCAGGCGCTGGTCGCCGGAGACGAGCGCAGCACCAACCTGATCTTCCGTCAGCTGCGTAACACCGCCCGGGTTGCCAAAAACGCCATTTCTGACAACGTCGTCGGCATTCTCGCCGAGGGTGGTCAGTTCGAGGACATCCGTGAGCTCGTCGCCGGCGCACGCGGTCGCAACGTCTACACGACCGGTGAGCTCGATGCGGGCATCTGGTCGGCCGGAATGGTGCAGGGGCTCATCGACGACGTACCGACGGTCGCCGAGCTCGTCTCACGCATCGTCGGGGATGCCGAAGCGCTCATCACCGAACGCCTTGCCGGCTCCGTCCGCTGA
- a CDS encoding 50S ribosomal protein L25/general stress protein Ctc, with amino-acid sequence MADETRIDALKRDEFGKGSARRTRKEGRIPAVLYGHGTDPVHLALAGHDTMMALRRGGLNTLLTIKIDGKDQLALPKDVQVHALKREIQHIDLQIVRKGEKVTVDVPVNLTGEVVSGGQVNHDLTTASIEAEATAIPEELVVDIEGLEIGSQVLASELELPAGATLLTDPETMVVAISEVIEADLETDAVSEDEEAEGEEGEGAEGEEGEEGESEGGESEGDSDDSGE; translated from the coding sequence ATGGCTGACGAAACCCGCATCGACGCGTTGAAGCGCGACGAGTTTGGCAAGGGCTCGGCTCGCCGTACCCGCAAGGAAGGGCGCATCCCCGCCGTCCTCTACGGGCACGGAACCGATCCGGTGCACCTGGCGCTCGCCGGACACGACACCATGATGGCGCTGCGCCGCGGTGGTCTGAACACCCTGCTCACCATCAAGATCGACGGCAAGGACCAGCTCGCGCTGCCCAAGGACGTCCAGGTCCACGCGCTTAAGCGCGAGATCCAGCACATCGACCTGCAGATCGTCCGCAAGGGCGAGAAGGTCACCGTCGACGTTCCGGTCAACCTGACCGGCGAGGTCGTCTCCGGCGGCCAGGTCAACCACGACCTCACCACCGCCTCGATCGAGGCCGAAGCCACCGCCATCCCCGAAGAGCTCGTCGTCGACATCGAGGGCCTGGAGATCGGCTCGCAGGTGCTCGCCAGCGAGCTGGAGCTGCCGGCCGGCGCCACGCTGCTCACCGACCCCGAGACGATGGTCGTGGCCATCTCCGAGGTCATCGAGGCCGATCTCGAGACCGACGCGGTCTCCGAGGACGAAGAGGCTGAGGGCGAAGAAGGCGAAGGCGCCGAGGGCGAAGAAGGCGAAGAGGGCGAGTCCGAGGGCGGCGAGTCCGAGGGCGACAGCGACGACTCTGGCGAGTAG
- the pth gene encoding aminoacyl-tRNA hydrolase, translating to MSAFLVVGLGNPGPQYAATRHNVGFEVVDLLADRAGASFKRHRSGAEIAEVHLGMPPAPRAVLAKPQSFMNVSGGPTKALAGYFDVPPEHIIVIHDELDLPLGSIRLKLGGGDNGHNGLKSITKALGTRDYLRVRIGIGRPPGRQDPADFVLRPFAASERAEAGVVLEEAADAVEVLVRDGLAVAQNQVHSR from the coding sequence GTGTCAGCGTTCCTCGTGGTGGGCCTGGGCAACCCCGGCCCGCAGTACGCCGCCACCCGGCACAATGTCGGGTTCGAGGTCGTTGACCTGCTCGCTGACCGGGCCGGTGCCTCCTTCAAGAGGCACCGGTCCGGCGCCGAGATCGCCGAGGTTCACCTCGGCATGCCGCCCGCGCCGCGCGCCGTACTGGCGAAGCCGCAGAGCTTCATGAACGTCAGCGGCGGGCCGACGAAGGCGCTCGCCGGCTACTTCGACGTACCGCCTGAGCACATCATCGTGATCCACGACGAGCTGGACCTACCGCTTGGCTCGATCCGGCTGAAGCTCGGCGGCGGCGACAACGGGCACAACGGGCTCAAGTCGATCACCAAAGCGCTTGGCACGCGCGACTATCTGCGGGTGCGGATCGGGATCGGCCGGCCGCCGGGTCGGCAGGATCCAGCCGACTTCGTGCTGCGGCCGTTCGCGGCCTCCGAGCGGGCCGAAGCCGGCGTCGTACTCGAAGAAGCTGCCGACGCGGTGGAGGTCCTCGTTCGCGATGGACTTGCCGTAGCGCAGAATCAAGTCCACAGCAGATGA
- a CDS encoding 3'(2'),5'-bisphosphate nucleotidase CysQ produces MAVEVVEELSGLDDVSFARDLAARTGELLLRVREEVGYADFWTLQDEGDRAAQVFIDRQLRAHRPDDAILSEEAPDDWVSRESADRVWIIDPVDGTSAFARRGSTEWAVHVALWEAGELVLGVVARPATGEIFDSQTVQLAPVQHPGRVRVAASRSRASDIVRAVCHDVHAEVVTMSSAGVKALAVVTGEVDAYLHTGGQSQWDNAAPVAVALGAGLVATRFDGSPIVYNGPEVEIDDLIICRPERIDEFRSAIDSRL; encoded by the coding sequence ATGGCCGTCGAAGTAGTCGAGGAGTTGTCCGGTCTGGACGACGTCTCCTTCGCCCGCGACCTTGCCGCACGCACCGGCGAGCTGCTGCTGCGGGTGCGTGAGGAGGTCGGGTACGCCGACTTCTGGACGCTGCAGGACGAAGGCGACCGCGCAGCCCAGGTGTTCATCGACCGGCAACTGCGCGCGCACCGTCCCGATGATGCGATCCTCAGCGAAGAGGCCCCCGATGACTGGGTGAGCCGCGAGTCGGCCGATCGGGTCTGGATCATCGACCCAGTCGACGGTACGTCGGCCTTTGCCCGCCGGGGCAGCACGGAGTGGGCCGTGCACGTCGCGCTCTGGGAAGCCGGTGAGCTCGTGCTCGGGGTGGTAGCCAGGCCCGCGACGGGTGAGATCTTCGATTCCCAGACCGTGCAGCTGGCGCCGGTCCAGCACCCAGGGCGGGTGCGGGTTGCGGCCAGCCGCTCGCGAGCCTCCGACATCGTTCGTGCGGTGTGCCACGACGTACACGCCGAGGTCGTGACGATGTCGTCCGCGGGGGTCAAGGCGCTGGCCGTGGTGACCGGTGAAGTCGATGCATATCTGCACACCGGCGGACAGAGCCAGTGGGACAACGCCGCGCCCGTCGCTGTGGCCCTCGGGGCCGGGCTGGTGGCAACGCGCTTCGACGGAAGCCCGATCGTCTACAACGGGCCCGAGGTCGAGATCGATGATCTGATCATTTGCCGACCAGAACGCATCGATGAGTTCCGCTCGGCGATCGACTCGCGGCTCTAG
- a CDS encoding cation diffusion facilitator family transporter, whose translation MLTVIIALTANALIALAKSVVAAFTGSASMVAEAAHSWADTGNEIFLLIAERRGARPRDKSHLLGYGRDSYVWSMFAAFGLFSAGSVLSIWNGIQGFSADNEESPNYLWAYVVLGVAFVLEGISFLQARRETRAGAAKFGLRPLRYIAQTSNPTLRAVFFEDAAALTGLIIAGLGVGLHQITGDARYDAAGSILVGLLLGVLAIFLISRNRDFLVGQEVGSWFGDRARAALREMPEVEDVTFFHMEFVGPLKVFVVAAVDLTGNRPESEVAAELRRIEERLESIETVERAIVTVGTPAVKGEGQATSPHSP comes from the coding sequence ATGCTGACCGTCATCATTGCGCTGACTGCCAACGCACTCATCGCGCTGGCGAAGTCGGTCGTTGCGGCATTCACCGGATCAGCCTCGATGGTGGCCGAGGCGGCGCACTCGTGGGCCGACACCGGCAACGAGATCTTCTTGCTCATTGCCGAGCGACGCGGCGCTCGCCCGCGCGACAAGTCGCACTTGCTCGGCTACGGGCGTGACAGCTATGTCTGGTCGATGTTCGCCGCGTTCGGCCTTTTCTCGGCCGGCTCGGTGCTGTCGATCTGGAACGGCATCCAGGGCTTCAGCGCCGACAACGAGGAGAGCCCGAACTACCTCTGGGCGTACGTCGTACTCGGTGTGGCGTTCGTGCTCGAAGGCATCTCGTTCCTGCAGGCGCGGCGCGAAACCCGTGCGGGAGCGGCAAAGTTCGGACTCAGGCCGCTGCGCTACATCGCCCAGACGTCCAACCCGACGCTGCGTGCGGTCTTCTTCGAGGACGCAGCAGCGCTGACCGGTCTGATTATCGCCGGGCTCGGCGTCGGACTGCACCAGATCACCGGAGACGCCCGCTATGACGCGGCCGGCTCGATCCTCGTCGGCCTGCTGCTCGGCGTACTCGCGATCTTCCTGATCTCGCGCAACCGCGACTTCCTCGTCGGTCAGGAGGTCGGCTCGTGGTTCGGCGACAGGGCTCGCGCCGCACTACGTGAGATGCCTGAGGTCGAGGACGTCACGTTCTTTCACATGGAGTTCGTCGGCCCGCTGAAGGTCTTTGTGGTGGCCGCGGTCGATCTGACCGGCAACCGGCCCGAGTCGGAGGTAGCCGCGGAGCTGCGGCGCATCGAGGAGCGGCTCGAGTCGATCGAGACCGTCGAGCGTGCGATCGTCACGGTGGGGACACCGGCCGTCAAGGGCGAAGGCCAAGCAACTTCGCCGCATTCTCCTTAA
- a CDS encoding amidohydrolase family protein: protein MPIDIEQIAALDVHVHVEKDHEGHVSVNDEILAASEKYFKPGTNRTPTVDDIAAFYRERNMAAVVFTVDATTHMGHPAISSEQIADDVAKYDDTLLAFGSVDPWRGDDACEQAIKLVRDHGVRGFKFHPGMQGFIPNDERFYPLYEEIDKLGVPILSHTGQTGIGAGMPGGAGIKLRGCNPMYLDDVAADFPNLQIILAHPSVPWQDEAISMATHKSNVYIDLSGWSPKYFAPQLVKAANSYLRHKVLFGTDYPVINPDRWISDFESLDFKDDVLPLVLKENAAKLLGLRP, encoded by the coding sequence ATGCCGATCGATATCGAGCAGATCGCCGCCCTCGACGTGCACGTCCACGTTGAGAAGGACCATGAGGGTCACGTCTCGGTCAACGATGAGATCCTCGCCGCGTCGGAGAAGTACTTCAAGCCCGGCACCAACCGCACTCCCACCGTCGATGACATCGCCGCGTTCTACCGCGAGCGCAACATGGCCGCCGTGGTCTTCACCGTCGACGCCACTACCCACATGGGCCACCCGGCCATATCGAGCGAGCAGATCGCCGACGACGTCGCGAAGTACGACGACACGCTGCTCGCCTTCGGCTCGGTCGACCCGTGGCGCGGTGATGATGCCTGCGAGCAGGCGATCAAGCTGGTGCGCGATCACGGCGTACGCGGCTTCAAGTTCCACCCGGGCATGCAGGGGTTCATCCCGAACGACGAGCGCTTCTACCCGCTCTATGAGGAGATCGACAAGCTCGGCGTACCGATCCTGTCGCACACCGGACAGACCGGCATCGGAGCGGGAATGCCCGGTGGCGCGGGGATCAAGCTGCGCGGCTGCAACCCGATGTATCTCGACGACGTGGCCGCGGACTTCCCCAACCTGCAGATCATCCTCGCCCACCCGTCGGTGCCCTGGCAGGACGAGGCGATCTCGATGGCCACCCATAAGTCCAACGTCTACATCGACCTGTCCGGCTGGTCACCGAAGTACTTCGCGCCGCAGCTGGTGAAGGCCGCGAACTCCTATCTGCGCCACAAGGTGCTCTTCGGCACCGACTATCCAGTCATCAACCCCGACCGCTGGATCAGCGACTTCGAGTCGCTCGACTTCAAGGACGACGTACTTCCCCTGGTACTTAAGGAGAATGCGGCGAAGTTGCTTGGCCTTCGCCCTTGA